CGGAGGTAAAAAGTTCGATCAGCGCAAATCCAGAGGTCGCCGCTTGAGCGGTCGTTTCCTCTTCGCCGCGCAGCGGCGCATCCAGAGATGGGCTGAAACCGATGGTCAGTCCGGCGGCCATGCGAAGCGCCATGCGACGAGAAATCTGCAACGGAGTCATCGGATTTGCCTTCCGCGAGGGAGAAGAGTTCTGGCCGCGACTCGTGGGAGCGTGAGTGCGGCCGAGCTTTCCCAATCTTACTATACTGGCGTTGAAATCGTCGCAAGTCGGTGAGGTGGCGGACGAAACTTGGCGGATCTGCCGAGAATCGCCCCCAAACGGTCGGGTCGCCCTCTTGGAGCGATCGACGCTTTCCCGAGAATGGAATCAGGCGAGCCCCATCCAGCGGCGAAACGACGAAAGAGCCAGAGTGACCGCAAAGGAATCGATCGAACTGACCCATGAGCGGGAAACGCTGCTGATCACGCTATATGGGAAGGCCGAGGAGAGTCGACTTCCCGATTCGTTGTTGCAGGATCACTTTGCCGCCGACGTAGTGGAGCGACTCGACTATGATTTCCCCAAGTTGCGCGTGACCCGCGACGGAATGATTAGCTTGGCGATGCGCTCGAAGGTGCTCGACGATTGGACGCGTGACTTCCTGAATCGATATCCGCAAGCAACGGTGCTGCATTTGGGGTGCGGATTGGATAGTCGAATCCTGCGGGTAAACCCCTCCCGTGATGTCGCCTGGTTCGAGGTCGATTTTCCGGAGGTGATCGCGCTGCGTCGCCGTATGTATGGAGATCGCCCTGGCTGTGATTGGATAGGCGCATCGATTCTAGACGATGGTTGGCTCGATGTGACGCCCCGCGATCGCCCGACTTTGGTTGTCGCTGAAGGAGTGCTTCCCTATTTGCCGATG
The nucleotide sequence above comes from Blastopirellula sp. J2-11. Encoded proteins:
- a CDS encoding class I SAM-dependent methyltransferase, which produces MTAKESIELTHERETLLITLYGKAEESRLPDSLLQDHFAADVVERLDYDFPKLRVTRDGMISLAMRSKVLDDWTRDFLNRYPQATVLHLGCGLDSRILRVNPSRDVAWFEVDFPEVIALRRRMYGDRPGCDWIGASILDDGWLDVTPRDRPTLVVAEGVLPYLPMDAVPRLFQQITTHFDQGEIAFDAYTRLGVRILNLLPSIQATGAKLRWGLGDPHSLVAQAPRLTFVDEQTRLDPEQLTRISWPLRTLAQIMHLAPPLRRFGRLLRYRFG